A single uncultured Acetobacterium sp. DNA region contains:
- a CDS encoding histidine kinase N-terminal domain-containing protein: MIYTCDQEFIIEKCKEYTLLNNEEIETIIDVAKILPYFNEGFDGETFIDIKVHDADLAVVVAESYKKRQSIYVDSYLGDIIYRENEPAVFRSFDLGVTSKEIIGVSFDRHQNKIWTKQTVVPIKYMDNVVATLILEKVLDLNSDEKPVVKLEPMPDNDKIDAVWGSIFGINSDNEELQLREGILIFDLTGHLRYYNQRAVKLYQELGYKSIKNQHFDNLNYSPKNFDDIISNIQGTFSNDDHDHVIIEKCYDGKVTIGEKFYRIHIILRIKKNVDVIVFIDDITEMRKYENEVNNYLVSSHEIHHRIKNNLQTVASLLRLQSRSSKDPAVKTILSDSINRIMSIAVTHELLEKKSNDLVSVKEVLDKIKYNMVSFGVTDNDKIEITVKGTDFFIDSEKSTVVALVVNELIQNSLKYAFPNGEAGLIEVSTASDGKIKMIEVKDNGVGYNPSQIKTNSLGLSIVKSYVYEKLIGKLIIETGNEGTTTSFAFKL; this comes from the coding sequence ATGATTTATACCTGTGATCAGGAGTTTATAATTGAAAAATGCAAAGAGTATACCCTGTTAAATAATGAGGAAATCGAAACAATTATCGATGTGGCTAAGATTCTTCCTTATTTTAATGAGGGCTTTGATGGTGAGACCTTTATTGATATCAAGGTCCACGATGCTGACCTGGCCGTTGTTGTGGCAGAATCCTATAAAAAAAGACAATCGATTTATGTGGATTCCTATTTGGGGGACATTATCTACCGGGAGAATGAACCGGCGGTATTTCGATCCTTTGATTTAGGTGTGACTTCCAAAGAAATAATCGGGGTCAGTTTTGACAGACATCAGAATAAAATCTGGACCAAGCAAACCGTTGTACCAATCAAGTATATGGACAATGTTGTGGCAACCTTAATACTCGAAAAAGTGCTGGATTTAAATTCAGATGAAAAACCGGTTGTTAAGTTGGAACCGATGCCGGACAATGATAAAATAGACGCGGTTTGGGGATCGATTTTCGGGATTAACAGTGATAATGAAGAACTGCAATTACGCGAAGGGATTTTAATTTTTGATCTAACCGGTCATTTAAGATACTACAATCAACGCGCTGTTAAGTTGTATCAGGAACTGGGCTATAAATCCATAAAAAATCAGCATTTTGATAATTTAAACTATTCGCCAAAAAACTTTGATGATATTATCTCAAATATTCAGGGAACCTTTAGTAATGATGACCATGACCATGTCATTATTGAAAAATGTTATGATGGCAAGGTAACAATTGGGGAAAAATTTTACAGGATTCATATCATCCTGCGAATTAAAAAAAATGTTGATGTAATTGTGTTTATTGATGACATCACTGAAATGAGAAAATATGAAAATGAGGTAAATAACTACTTGGTAAGCTCTCATGAAATACACCATCGGATTAAAAATAATCTTCAAACGGTGGCATCTTTACTAAGGCTTCAAAGTCGGAGCTCTAAAGACCCCGCGGTTAAAACCATATTAAGTGACAGCATTAATCGGATCATGAGTATCGCGGTAACCCACGAACTTTTGGAAAAAAAATCGAACGATCTGGTTTCAGTAAAGGAAGTTCTTGACAAAATAAAATACAATATGGTATCTTTTGGCGTAACCGATAATGACAAAATTGAGATAACCGTTAAAGGAACTGACTTTTTCATCGACAGTGAAAAATCAACAGTTGTGGCATTGGTTGTCAACGAATTGATTCAGAATTCGCTTAAATATGCATTTCCAAATGGAGAAGCAGGGTTGATTGAAGTAAGCACCGCCAGTGATGGAAAAATTAAAATGATTGAAGTTAAGGATAATGGAGTGGGCTATAATCCAAGCCAGATAAAAACAAATAGTTTGGGATTGTCGATTGTAAAATCATATGTCTATGAAAAATTGATTGGTAAATTAATAATTGAAACTGGAAATGAAGGAACCACGACTTCATTCGCATTTAAACTATGA
- a CDS encoding response regulator, whose translation MRIIVVEDEPVTRMDIKCILEDAGFEVLGEGKDGFDAINLCKTFQPDMVLMDINMPNLDGISAARIIRRDELSKCVVLLTAYSDDVFIEGAKNVGVFGYIVKPIDEKGLIPALKIAYAKALETKDTEFKLDEVTKRLEERKIIEKAKGFLMQSEGLDENTAYQKMRSLSMEKSCSLRVISEMLLLKANKGE comes from the coding sequence ATGAGAATTATCGTTGTAGAAGATGAACCAGTAACACGCATGGATATAAAGTGTATTTTGGAAGATGCGGGATTTGAAGTTCTTGGTGAAGGTAAAGATGGTTTTGATGCCATCAATTTATGCAAAACATTTCAACCGGATATGGTACTGATGGATATCAATATGCCTAATTTGGATGGAATCAGCGCCGCCCGGATCATTCGCAGGGATGAACTGAGCAAATGTGTGGTTTTGTTGACAGCCTATTCAGATGATGTATTTATTGAAGGCGCCAAAAATGTTGGTGTGTTTGGTTACATCGTCAAACCCATCGATGAGAAAGGTCTGATACCGGCACTGAAAATTGCCTATGCGAAAGCTTTGGAGACAAAAGATACTGAATTCAAACTCGATGAAGTGACAAAACGACTGGAAGAACGTAAAATAATTGAAAAAGCTAAAGGCTTTTTAATGCAAAGTGAGGGTTTGGATGAAAACACGGCCTATCAAAAAATGAGATCCCTCAGTATGGAAAAAAGCTGTTCGTTGCGGGTGATCAGCGAAATGCTGCTATTAAAAGCAAATAAAGGCGAATAA
- a CDS encoding cupin domain-containing protein, producing MDKANEEKTGVMDMDISEELITRIVNEVLGSLTTDNEFKKVTEPDRVRLIRGSSVVYEPFDTGNPNDKVTFKEILTIEESPNMATGFLKIEKSSFDWYLGYDELDYIIEGTLEVTYNGKTHSGHAGDVMFIPKETPVTFSSPDHCTFFFAAYPANWQDLCEEKK from the coding sequence ATGGATAAAGCGAATGAAGAGAAGACTGGAGTCATGGATATGGATATTTCGGAAGAATTAATCACCCGGATTGTGAACGAAGTGTTGGGATCGCTAACAACCGATAACGAATTTAAAAAGGTTACTGAACCTGACCGAGTCAGACTGATCAGAGGCAGCAGTGTTGTTTATGAACCCTTTGATACGGGCAATCCAAATGATAAGGTCACCTTTAAAGAAATATTGACAATTGAAGAAAGTCCCAATATGGCAACTGGTTTTTTGAAAATTGAAAAGTCATCTTTTGATTGGTATCTGGGTTATGATGAATTGGACTATATAATAGAAGGAACTTTAGAGGTGACATACAACGGAAAAACACACAGTGGTCATGCTGGCGATGTGATGTTTATTCCAAAAGAAACACCGGTAACATTTAGTTCGCCAGATCATTGTACATTTTTCTTTGCGGCTTACCCTGCCAATTGGCAGGATTTATGTGAAGAAAAGAAATAA
- the eutA gene encoding ethanolamine ammonia-lyase reactivating factor EutA, with amino-acid sequence MENFKRQEILSVGIDIGTSTTQLVFTKILLENMASSFNIARIEIIGKRIIYRSEIYFTPLTSDDRIDMNEVMKIIDKEFYLAGIEKKDIDIGAVIITGETARRANASEVLHKLSGYAGDFVVATAGPVLESIISGKGAGSDKISKEHSTTVANIDIGGGTSNVVVFDHGTTASTGCLDIGGRLVKMDDQGIIIYINEKLKQIIEHEKLGIELGQQADEKSLAKLAKIMVYQLEMVVGIRPKDHYYKMMLTIEDMEIKKPIQYITFSGGVADIIYHYDENEDIYKYQDMGIILGREIRHSELFTKLHVLDAEETIRATVVGAGSHTTDISGSTVSYDESVLPIKNIPVVRIPFTDKNNINEIAQEVSKRIEWFKLEDEFQQVAIAFQGINSPSFRQIETCAEELVKGLKEIIRHDYPIIIISEEDIAKVLGQTIKRIMNNNHPVICIDSVIVSDGDYIDIGNPIAGGMVLPVAVKTLIFK; translated from the coding sequence ATGGAAAATTTCAAACGTCAGGAGATTTTAAGTGTTGGGATCGACATCGGGACATCCACCACTCAGCTGGTATTTACAAAGATTCTGCTTGAAAATATGGCATCAAGTTTTAACATCGCGCGGATTGAAATTATTGGAAAACGGATCATTTATCGCAGTGAAATATATTTTACACCCTTGACCTCTGATGATCGTATCGATATGAATGAAGTGATGAAAATAATCGACAAAGAGTTTTATTTGGCAGGTATCGAAAAAAAAGACATCGATATTGGAGCCGTGATTATTACCGGTGAAACTGCTCGCCGTGCCAACGCCAGTGAAGTTTTACATAAACTCAGCGGTTACGCCGGAGATTTTGTGGTGGCAACCGCAGGACCGGTTTTAGAAAGCATCATTTCTGGCAAAGGCGCCGGCTCAGACAAGATTTCCAAAGAGCACAGCACCACGGTGGCAAACATCGACATCGGCGGGGGCACCTCAAATGTAGTGGTTTTTGATCATGGCACAACCGCCAGCACGGGTTGTCTTGATATCGGTGGCCGTTTAGTCAAAATGGATGATCAGGGAATAATTATTTACATCAATGAAAAGTTAAAACAGATTATCGAACATGAAAAACTGGGAATTGAATTGGGTCAACAGGCTGACGAAAAGAGCTTGGCAAAACTGGCAAAAATAATGGTGTACCAGCTGGAAATGGTTGTAGGAATCAGACCCAAAGACCACTATTACAAAATGATGTTGACCATTGAGGACATGGAAATAAAGAAGCCAATTCAATATATCACCTTTTCTGGTGGCGTCGCAGACATCATCTATCACTATGATGAAAACGAAGATATTTATAAATATCAGGATATGGGAATCATTTTGGGTCGAGAGATCCGACATTCGGAATTGTTTACTAAATTACATGTGCTGGATGCTGAAGAAACCATTCGCGCCACTGTCGTTGGGGCCGGTTCACACACCACTGACATTAGCGGCAGCACCGTATCCTATGACGAATCCGTATTACCGATAAAAAACATTCCAGTGGTACGAATACCATTTACCGATAAAAACAATATCAACGAAATTGCCCAGGAGGTATCAAAGCGAATTGAATGGTTCAAACTGGAAGATGAATTTCAACAGGTTGCCATTGCTTTTCAAGGAATCAACTCACCGTCTTTCAGACAAATTGAAACATGTGCCGAAGAATTGGTCAAAGGGCTTAAGGAAATAATCAGACATGATTATCCGATCATCATTATCTCGGAAGAGGATATCGCAAAAGTTCTGGGACAGACAATCAAACGAATCATGAATAATAACCATCCAGTGATCTGTATTGACAGTGTCATCGTCAGTGATGGGGATTACATCGACATTGGAAATCCCATTGCCGGAGGAATGGTCTTACCGGTAGCGGTCAAAACCCTGATTTTCAAATAA
- a CDS encoding ethanolamine ammonia-lyase subunit EutB, which yields MKLKTVLFGKTYQFKNVNEVQAKASEQKSGDQLAGLAAGSTEERAAAKIVLADMLLSDLRNNPAVPYELDDVTRVIQDQVNEAVYREIKNWTVGDLRDFMMQYSSTGPIIQRIATGLTSEMIAAVTKIMSNMDLIYVAKKIDNVATCVTTIGQRGIAANRALPNHQTDDIDGIFAELYEALAYGVGDAMLGLNPVQDTVESTSFLLHKLYDFRMKWEIPTQNCVLSHITTQMAALQKGAPLDMIFQSIAGTQKANESFGVTTTMLDDAYDLGKRECVSGGRNIMYFETGEGSELSADAHLGVDMLTLEARTYGYARRYDPFYVMSVVGFIGPEYIYDSVQQLRAGLEEHFMGTLSLFPMGVDVCYTNHMPASQNDSENLALLLAHAGMPAFVTAPMGDDIMLNYQLLGNHDWQTLLELSGLKRVPEFEKWLQKMEILDEYGMFTAKAGDASIFLK from the coding sequence ATGAAACTAAAAACCGTATTGTTTGGAAAAACCTATCAGTTCAAAAATGTTAATGAAGTTCAGGCAAAAGCAAGCGAACAGAAGTCTGGTGATCAACTGGCGGGGTTGGCAGCCGGGTCGACGGAAGAGCGAGCGGCTGCGAAAATTGTCCTGGCGGACATGCTGTTGTCAGACCTTCGGAATAATCCTGCGGTTCCTTATGAACTTGATGATGTTACCCGGGTTATTCAGGATCAGGTAAATGAGGCCGTCTATCGAGAAATAAAAAACTGGACAGTTGGAGATTTGCGGGATTTCATGATGCAGTATTCATCCACAGGGCCAATTATTCAACGGATCGCAACCGGGTTAACATCGGAAATGATTGCCGCCGTCACCAAAATTATGTCAAATATGGATCTGATTTATGTGGCTAAGAAAATTGATAACGTAGCAACCTGTGTAACAACCATCGGCCAGCGGGGCATTGCAGCTAATCGGGCATTACCAAATCATCAGACCGATGACATCGACGGTATTTTTGCAGAACTCTATGAAGCACTTGCCTATGGGGTTGGCGACGCCATGCTGGGGCTCAATCCGGTTCAGGATACGGTTGAATCAACCTCATTTTTACTCCACAAATTATATGATTTTAGAATGAAATGGGAAATACCTACCCAAAACTGTGTGCTCTCTCATATCACCACCCAAATGGCCGCTCTTCAAAAAGGTGCACCCTTGGATATGATTTTCCAATCCATTGCCGGAACTCAAAAGGCAAATGAATCCTTCGGCGTCACTACCACCATGTTAGATGATGCCTATGATCTGGGAAAACGCGAGTGTGTTTCCGGTGGCCGAAACATTATGTATTTTGAAACCGGTGAAGGATCAGAACTTTCCGCTGATGCCCATCTCGGCGTTGATATGCTGACCCTGGAAGCTCGTACTTATGGCTATGCCAGACGGTATGATCCATTCTATGTGATGTCAGTGGTCGGTTTTATTGGACCAGAATATATTTACGACTCTGTTCAGCAACTCCGTGCCGGTTTGGAAGAACATTTTATGGGAACGTTATCACTATTTCCCATGGGTGTGGATGTTTGTTATACCAATCACATGCCCGCCAGCCAGAATGATTCAGAAAACCTGGCGCTGCTGCTGGCACATGCCGGAATGCCTGCCTTCGTAACCGCGCCAATGGGCGATGACATTATGCTGAACTACCAATTGCTGGGAAATCATGATTGGCAAACGCTGCTGGAGCTGTCGGGTCTGAAACGCGTACCGGAATTTGAAAAATGGTTGCAGAAAATGGAAATTCTCGACGAATACGGCATGTTTACCGCAAAAGCCGGCGATGCATCGATATTTCTAAAATAA
- the eutC gene encoding ethanolamine ammonia-lyase subunit EutC, protein MINEATLKESIRDIIKNVIQEELSGVGTGAVKSQSKGSTSEHSDNNGFVDDVTQATMKETFYIPDPYDREGYMKMKEFTSGRLGIWRAGPRPLTKAYLRFLADHSAAQNAVWSDVDAELVKELGFIPLATIAVDKAEYIKNPNTGKKLTDEAIETVKKNTVKNLNVQIIFADGLSSRAIEKNAADFLPAFEQGLKSLGLSFSTPFFVTNGRVAIGDEIGEITDADVVAVFCGERPGLNSTGSMGAYITYKPTMGMEEARRTVISNIHEQGTAPVEAGAQIAELCQTMIKHKMSGVDLKLI, encoded by the coding sequence ATGATAAATGAAGCTACTTTGAAAGAGTCAATTCGTGACATTATTAAAAATGTTATCCAGGAAGAATTAAGCGGAGTTGGAACGGGTGCGGTTAAAAGCCAATCGAAAGGATCAACAAGTGAGCATAGCGACAATAATGGTTTTGTTGACGATGTTACCCAAGCCACCATGAAAGAAACCTTTTATATTCCAGATCCATATGACCGGGAAGGTTATATGAAAATGAAAGAATTTACCTCCGGTCGGTTGGGAATCTGGCGCGCCGGGCCAAGACCCTTGACCAAAGCTTACTTAAGATTTTTGGCAGATCATTCCGCCGCTCAAAACGCCGTGTGGTCAGACGTTGATGCTGAGCTGGTAAAAGAACTGGGATTTATACCACTTGCCACCATTGCGGTTGATAAGGCTGAATACATTAAAAATCCCAACACCGGGAAAAAATTGACCGACGAAGCCATCGAAACCGTCAAGAAAAATACCGTTAAGAATCTGAACGTGCAAATTATTTTTGCCGATGGACTCAGTTCACGCGCGATTGAGAAAAATGCCGCCGATTTTTTACCAGCCTTTGAACAGGGTTTAAAATCACTGGGTTTAAGCTTCTCAACCCCATTCTTTGTCACCAATGGCCGGGTTGCAATCGGCGACGAAATCGGCGAAATTACCGATGCCGACGTTGTGGCAGTCTTCTGTGGTGAAAGACCGGGTCTGAACTCCACTGGTTCCATGGGCGCCTATATTACCTATAAACCCACAATGGGGATGGAAGAGGCCAGAAGAACGGTCATCTCAAACATTCATGAACAGGGAACGGCACCGGTTGAAGCCGGCGCCCAGATCGCCGAACTGTGTCAAACAATGATCAAACATAAAATGTCTGGTGTTGACTTGAAATTAATCTAA
- a CDS encoding BMC domain-containing protein, whose translation MNEDVKRVIQEYVPGKQVTLAHIIVNPDNSIYKKLGLEDNRNSIGILTITPSEAAIIAADVAVKSGDVEIGYVDRFNGSLVIEGDVASVEASISEVLQTLSMLQGMSIPTVTRS comes from the coding sequence ATGAATGAAGATGTCAAAAGAGTGATCCAGGAATATGTGCCCGGGAAACAAGTTACCTTAGCGCACATTATTGTGAATCCTGATAATAGCATTTATAAAAAATTAGGATTAGAGGACAATCGTAATTCGATTGGAATCTTAACGATCACACCCAGTGAAGCAGCGATTATTGCAGCGGACGTGGCGGTGAAATCCGGAGACGTTGAAATCGGTTACGTCGATCGTTTTAATGGTTCGCTTGTAATTGAAGGTGATGTCGCATCGGTGGAAGCATCAATCAGCGAAGTTCTGCAGACCTTATCAATGTTACAGGGAATGTCAATACCAACAGTTACGCGGTCGTAG
- the eutP gene encoding EutP/PduV family microcompartment system protein, which produces MFIGASGSGKTTLYQRLEYCNIDDDKTQVVEFHQNVIDTPGEYLENRGYYSALHVTSIEADVVALVMDCKSRRNVFPPGFARMFTKQIIGIVTKTDLIEDGETDDYAEDSLKQSGVNEIFKISSLKNQNIEELRKFLEWS; this is translated from the coding sequence ATGTTTATTGGAGCCTCGGGCAGTGGTAAGACAACCCTTTACCAACGGTTGGAATACTGTAATATTGATGATGATAAAACCCAGGTTGTTGAATTTCATCAGAATGTCATTGATACCCCAGGTGAATATCTGGAGAATCGCGGCTATTATTCAGCCCTGCATGTTACCTCCATTGAGGCTGATGTTGTTGCCCTGGTAATGGATTGTAAAAGCAGACGCAATGTATTTCCGCCGGGGTTTGCCAGAATGTTTACCAAACAGATCATTGGAATTGTGACAAAAACGGACTTAATCGAGGACGGCGAAACGGATGATTATGCAGAAGATTCATTGAAGCAATCTGGGGTAAATGAGATATTTAAAATTTCATCACTAAAAAATCAAAATATCGAGGAGTTGCGTAAATTTCTTGAGTGGAGTTGA
- a CDS encoding BMC domain-containing protein: MISVGIIDTLGFVGAVNALDTCLKTAAVQFVRWEKMSGGIVSIVIKGDVGAVTASVMAGIEAAAAVGELRNHTIIARLDDQSAMLLNKTVNYRDQDSGSDSASRTDSEAELAQLEIHELSKENLVPVLPPTDQDVITNSENIIHEETKGEIKEETGIYSEETLNLMTVSQLRKLARELSIKGISREKIKRSRKVDLVVNILVELNELNELNELKEEE, encoded by the coding sequence ATGATTTCCGTCGGAATAATCGATACGCTTGGTTTTGTCGGTGCGGTAAATGCCCTGGATACCTGTCTTAAAACCGCGGCGGTACAATTTGTCAGATGGGAGAAAATGTCAGGCGGGATTGTATCCATTGTCATTAAAGGGGATGTTGGTGCTGTTACGGCGAGTGTAATGGCGGGGATTGAGGCAGCAGCGGCAGTGGGAGAATTGCGAAATCATACGATCATTGCCAGATTGGATGATCAAAGTGCGATGCTACTGAATAAAACAGTTAATTATCGGGATCAAGATTCGGGGAGCGATTCAGCTTCAAGAACAGATTCCGAAGCCGAGCTCGCTCAACTGGAAATCCATGAGCTGTCTAAAGAAAACCTGGTTCCCGTTTTACCCCCAACTGATCAGGACGTAATAACAAACTCAGAAAATATAATCCATGAAGAGACAAAAGGAGAGATCAAGGAAGAGACTGGGATCTATTCAGAAGAAACACTTAATCTGATGACCGTTTCACAATTAAGAAAGCTGGCGAGAGAATTGAGCATCAAAGGAATCAGCAGAGAAAAAATCAAACGATCCCGCAAAGTTGATCTGGTTGTGAATATTTTAGTTGAATTAAACGAATTGAATGAATTAAATGAATTAAAAGAGGAGGAATAA
- a CDS encoding BMC domain-containing protein, giving the protein MSATEALGMIETKGLVGAIEAADAMVKAANVKLVGKEQIGSGLVTVMVRGDVGAVKAATDAGAAAASRVGMLISVHVIARPHEDVNMILPAEMD; this is encoded by the coding sequence ATGAGCGCTACAGAAGCATTGGGAATGATTGAAACTAAAGGGTTGGTCGGAGCCATTGAAGCAGCGGACGCGATGGTTAAAGCGGCAAATGTAAAACTAGTAGGAAAAGAGCAAATTGGCAGCGGTTTAGTAACTGTCATGGTTAGAGGCGATGTGGGTGCGGTAAAAGCCGCAACTGATGCCGGCGCAGCAGCGGCCTCACGTGTGGGCATGCTGATATCGGTACACGTTATTGCCCGACCACATGAAGACGTCAATATGATTTTACCGGCAGAAATGGATTAA
- a CDS encoding acetaldehyde dehydrogenase (acetylating) produces the protein MQLADKDLISIQETRFLLKNAKKSQIELAQMSQCQIDTICEAIKDAAMANLERLAKMANEETGFGVTEDKVIKNYFASQVVYESIKDMKTVGIVSTDEVKKIFEVAVPVGVVAGLIPSTNPTSTVIYKALIAIKAGNAIVFSPHPTAKNCIIETVKVLKNAAVAAGMPEDCIGCVTEITLEGTAELLKNKDTSLILATGGEAMVKAAYSSGNPAIGVGPGNGPAFIEKTADIPLAIKQIIDSKTFDNGVICASEQSIIVERESEAAVIKELKKQGCHILSQDEKKQLETIMMTPKMTMNPRIVGKTAICIAEMAGISVPRNTRILIGLENRVGHDVPFSREKLCPILAFYIEEDWMKACERSVEILTKEGVGHTMIIHSQDEAIIKEFALKKPVSRLLVNTPGALGGVGGTTNLIPAFTLGCGAVGGSITSDNISPLNLINLRRVAYGVVELDEIRKNVERESKVQPAGTIGKDVALDQAVEDKLDRVTDIIFEKLRNQLNI, from the coding sequence GTGCAGCTAGCAGATAAAGACCTGATCTCCATACAAGAAACTCGTTTTTTACTGAAAAATGCAAAAAAATCCCAAATTGAGCTAGCCCAAATGAGTCAATGTCAAATAGATACGATTTGTGAAGCCATCAAAGATGCCGCTATGGCAAATCTTGAGCGCCTCGCCAAAATGGCAAATGAAGAGACCGGATTTGGTGTTACCGAGGATAAGGTAATAAAAAATTATTTTGCATCACAGGTAGTGTACGAAAGCATTAAAGATATGAAAACAGTGGGGATTGTTAGTACGGATGAAGTGAAAAAAATCTTTGAAGTCGCCGTACCAGTTGGGGTTGTAGCCGGTTTAATTCCATCAACGAATCCCACATCAACAGTAATATATAAAGCGCTGATAGCTATAAAAGCCGGCAATGCAATTGTTTTTTCACCTCATCCAACAGCCAAAAACTGTATTATTGAGACCGTGAAGGTACTAAAAAATGCGGCCGTGGCAGCTGGCATGCCGGAAGATTGCATCGGTTGCGTAACTGAGATTACCCTTGAAGGCACCGCCGAGCTGTTAAAAAATAAAGATACCAGTTTGATTTTGGCAACCGGCGGTGAAGCAATGGTGAAAGCTGCTTACTCATCTGGAAATCCCGCCATTGGGGTAGGTCCGGGGAACGGCCCGGCGTTTATTGAAAAAACTGCCGATATTCCTTTGGCGATCAAACAGATCATTGACTCGAAAACATTTGATAATGGCGTGATCTGCGCCTCTGAACAATCCATTATTGTTGAAAGAGAATCGGAAGCTGCGGTTATCAAGGAATTAAAAAAACAGGGCTGTCATATCTTGTCTCAAGACGAAAAAAAGCAGCTGGAGACAATCATGATGACACCAAAGATGACGATGAACCCGAGGATTGTCGGAAAAACTGCAATCTGCATTGCCGAAATGGCGGGTATCAGTGTACCCCGAAACACCAGAATTCTGATTGGTTTGGAAAATCGGGTTGGTCATGATGTTCCTTTTTCGAGAGAAAAGCTTTGCCCGATACTGGCTTTCTATATTGAAGAAGACTGGATGAAAGCCTGCGAACGATCGGTTGAAATTTTAACAAAAGAAGGTGTGGGTCATACCATGATCATCCATTCCCAGGATGAGGCGATCATCAAAGAATTTGCTTTAAAAAAACCAGTCAGCCGCTTATTAGTGAACACCCCGGGAGCACTGGGTGGCGTCGGCGGAACAACAAACCTGATCCCGGCCTTTACTTTGGGCTGTGGGGCTGTTGGTGGTAGTATCACTTCGGATAATATTTCGCCGCTGAACTTAATTAATTTACGGCGGGTGGCCTATGGTGTTGTCGAATTAGACGAAATACGCAAGAATGTTGAGCGCGAAAGTAAAGTCCAGCCAGCTGGAACAATTGGTAAAGATGTGGCACTTGATCAAGCCGTTGAGGATAAACTTGACCGCGTGACCGATATAATTTTTGAAAAACTAAGAAATCAATTAAATATTTAA
- the eutL gene encoding ethanolamine utilization microcompartment protein EutL: MIGEIIRANVVCMNMIPNVSDDLAKALNLKPHQRSLGLITGSIDDVTFIALDEATKAADVEVIYGECLFSAFVGIFTSFAGEAIGILAGENPAEVKSGLEACAHYIENGAYFVNGNDKGESIYLSHCISSTGSYLSETAEIPAGMPLAYCIAPPIEAIYGVDAALKAADVKICKTFLPPTATSNFAGALMTGSQSACQSACDAFAQAVQYIANNPIVI, translated from the coding sequence GTGATCGGAGAAATTATACGCGCTAATGTTGTTTGTATGAATATGATTCCAAACGTCAGTGACGATTTAGCCAAAGCCCTTAATCTCAAGCCCCACCAGAGAAGTTTAGGTCTTATCACAGGCTCCATCGATGATGTGACCTTTATCGCCCTCGATGAAGCAACAAAAGCCGCAGATGTAGAAGTTATTTACGGAGAATGCTTATTCTCGGCCTTTGTGGGGATTTTCACTTCATTTGCCGGTGAAGCCATCGGCATCCTGGCGGGAGAAAACCCGGCGGAGGTCAAAAGCGGCCTTGAAGCCTGTGCCCATTATATCGAGAACGGTGCTTATTTCGTCAATGGCAATGATAAAGGGGAATCCATCTATTTATCCCATTGTATATCTAGTACCGGAAGTTATTTATCTGAAACAGCTGAAATTCCCGCTGGCATGCCACTGGCCTATTGTATCGCCCCCCCGATTGAAGCTATTTATGGAGTTGATGCCGCGCTGAAGGCCGCCGATGTGAAAATCTGCAAGACGTTTTTACCGCCGACCGCCACATCGAACTTTGCCGGCGCATTGATGACCGGATCACAATCCGCTTGTCAATCCGCCTGTGATGCTTTTGCTCAGGCAGTCCAGTATATTGCCAATAATCCGATTGTGATTTAA